Proteins co-encoded in one Cercospora beticola chromosome 7, complete sequence genomic window:
- a CDS encoding uncharacterized protein (MEROPS:MER0472834), producing MAMAGDLPHFPCWCKATYSWGGETKKDLGFIEGDLIEALNAGDGSWWMGRLRRDPRAIGLFPSNFVTVLEESFTPAPNSRNTTPVTQQPKHSISKGKVGFRKPYQAYEVLGKRGSLDNSKEATPESEVEKKKEKSKFKPYSSMKTAQAPTGTVRRQNGVAVIPKDDGPRIPEPVPRYNASRRPRSPQPGHDRYNVSHSASPTPTPAPMHPGYGSFRAASPQPAQHAPLRTRSPLPTTYHDGSAYPQVLTIGRQPSPAPYEEPAYYARARSPLPYEHVQQYSREPSPDQFDDDPQSSPPPPPPAHRVVYQPSRAPSLELEDTVHPGYPGNGTQTPVPPSPSGSHMTPSPLRAAMNDVMSSLHDMSSFTQSPPPLEREKSPPNIWSPEAFEEIRSSTREQSRAQSSLGFATHQLYDDLDVPKSLTPSLSKTEGTKVNTYVERMERQLRHAKSFSEQAPEPPLKDSQYSSRPATSSSGSSQGSNSRYGHTQQQQPQLRHRKSAYDVASKTLDRTYTTKTNVTNSTETSSATQSSTSTQLTSRSIMSGYSAGGFSATSAGSLARRKFGFGSQRERRDMGHTKSTGDINFSTRSMTDSGSAISGPSYHESHASYNQPALTPVADWAKDPMEDAGVLGGLSSPQGKRSGFFKRMIQTAKTTARTGAANARSTIGSASGSRPASRAGSRSPTKSMIGMNGPTGIAGGLASRPQTASGSAAKDMGLGGGSDWMQVRRDVNRSNSLSQREREDRVERCEMHDVPVMRPIDQLYEYVEGDEGLDGLPVSEPTDFNLPNLQLVDKSTRFIQSAPPMTNAASLAQNYVCRPHRSDVQRLRAIFTWVAERITWEDDFEGQADTRRTIQTKRACSEEIALLVRDMCSAVGLHAEVIRGYLKAPGELLDLDTIAHPNHWWNAVIVDGEWRMMDCALASPTHPRRTAYSTASSQVAESWYFLARPMEICYTHIPLLPEQQHLVPPVEHEVLISLPCACPAYFRHELELANFDTSMLHLQNLEMAHLHVHVPEDVEVVAMTEARAFAQDADGDYFESGEIITKKAFAQAEWAGGRKRFTVKALLPGDDAQGMLKIYAGKRGLMHSIKDNPHAMALALPLTHTGQNPPYDFHTRHPTPHAQRHDLYVSQPQCAKLTMNNTFVFCVRQHPSSLSRYSPDTWGSSTTGAGRPQSPNPYARPSSAMSMVSMTTSNQGSNYSSENSDPMTAAQQKPAKLAIQSPSQKIIRLTRKQDNVTKNVEEDMGLTTFWETVIKIGERGTWRGLVLADRSARWCVFAEWECL from the coding sequence ATGGCCATGGCCGGCGACCTCCCTCACTTTCCGTGCTGGTGCAAAGCAACATATTCATGGGGAGGTGAGACGAAGAAAGACCTGGGCTTTATCGAGGGCGACTTGATCGAAGCGCTGAATGCGGGAGATGGCTCATGGTGGATGGGAAGACTGAGGCGCGATCCTCGAGCGATCGGCCTGTTTCCCTCCAACTTCGTGACCGTGCTAGAGGAGTCGTTCACGCCAGCGCCCAACAGTCGAAACACAACGCCAGTCACCCAGCAGCCGAAGCACAGTATTTCCAAAGGCAAGGTCGGATTCCGGAAACCATACCAGGCGTACGAGGTTTTGGGGAAGCGGGGCAGCTTGGACAACAGTAAAGAGGCCACACCGGAGAGCGAggttgagaagaagaaagagaagagcaagtTCAAGCCATATTCGAGCATGAAGACTGCACAGGCGCCCACGGGCACCGTTCGCAGACAGAACGGCGTCGCAGTGATACCCAAGGACGATGGTCCACGCATCCCAGAACCAGTGCCGAGATACAATGCGTCGCGCCGTCCACGGAGTCCTCAGCCCGGCCACGATAGATACAATGTGTCGCATTCTGCTTCCCCAACGCCAACACCCGCACCGATGCACCCCGGTTATGGATCGTTTCGCGCGGCTTCGCCTCAACCGGCACAGCATGCGCCTCTTCGAACACGGTCGCCTTTACCCACCACTTATCACGATGGGTCTGCTTACCCACAAGTACTGACAATCGGTCGTCAACCTTCTCCTGCCCCGTACGAGGAGCCAGCTTATTATGCGAGAGCCCGATCGCCTTTGCCATATGAGCACGTGCAACAGTATTCAAGGGAGCCTTCGCCGGACCAGTTCGATGACGACCCGCAGTcctctccacctccacctcctccagcgcACCGCGTTGTCTATCAGCCAAGCCGAGCGCCATCGCTCGAGCTGGAGGACACAGTCCATCCCGGATACCCCGGTAATGGCACCCAGACTCCTGTGCCGCCTTCACCTAGCGGAAGCCATATGACACCATCGCCACTCCGAGCTGCCATGAACGATGTTATGTCGTCGCTGCACGACATGAGTTCATTCACACAATCGCCGCCTCCTTTGGAAAGAGAGAAGTCGCCGCCGAATATTTGGTCTCCTGAAGCATTTGAGGAGATCCGATCGTCAACAAGAGAACAATCTCGCGCGCAGTCATCTTTGGGCTTTGCGACTCATCAGCTATATGATGATCTCGACGTCCCCAAGTCTCTCACCCCTTCACTGAGCAAAACAGAAGGAACCAAAGTCAACACGTATGTGGAGCGCATGGAGCGACAACTCAGACACGCAAAATCCTTCTCGGAGCAGGCGCCTGAACCTCCCTTGAAGGACTCGCAGTACTCGTCGAGGCCCGCAACATCCAGTAGCGGGTCAAGTCAAGGGTCGAACAGCCGCTATGGTCAtacgcagcagcaacaacctcAATTGAGACACCGCAAGTCAGCGTATGATGTGGCTTCGAAGACTCTGGACCGAACATATACGACAAAGACGAACGTGACGAACTCAACAGAGACATCTTCCGCGACCCAGAGTAGCACGAGCACTCAGCTGACGAGCAGAAGTATCATGTCCGGATACTCTGCAGGTGGTTTCAGCGCCACGAGTGCAGGCAGCTTGGCGCGGCGCAAGTTTGGGTTTGGCAGTCAACGAGAGAGGCGAGACATGGGCCACACGAAGTCGACTGGGGATATCAATTTTAGCACGAGGAGCATGACGGACAGCGGCAGCGCAATCTCAGGTCCTAGCTACCACGAAAGCCACGCTTCTTACAATCAGCCAGCATTGACACCAGTCGCAGACTGGGCCAAGGACCCAATGGAAGACGCAGGTGTGCTGGGTGGGCTCAGCTCTCCGCAGGGCAAGCGAAGTGGCTTCTTCAAGCGCATGATACAGACGGCAAAGACCACTGCGAGGACTGGAGCTGCAAATGCTCGGTCAACCATTGGTAGCGCAAGTGGCAGTCGACCAGCAAGTCGAGCAGGCAGTCGCAGTCCAACAAAGAGCATGATCGGGATGAACGGACCCACTGGCATTGCTGGCGGTTTAGCTTCCCGACCGCAAACAGCATCAGGTTCTGCAGCCAAGGATATGGGACTTGGAGGTGGAAGTGACTGGATGCAAGTGCGCCGCGATGTGAATCGATCGAATTCACTGAGTCAGCGTGAGCGTGAGGACCGCGTTGAGCGCTGCGAGATGCACGACGTTCCAGTCATGCGTCCCATTGACCAGCTGTACGAATATGTTGAAGGCGACGAAGGCCTCGATGGACTACCTGTCTCGGAGCCGACGGACTTCAATTTGCCGAATCTGCAGTTGGTGGACAAGAGCACGCGCTTCATACAGAGCGCACCGCCAATGACAAATGCCGCCTCACTGGCACAGAACTATGTCTGCCGGCCGCACCGAAGCGATGTACAAAGACTGCGGGCAATATTTACCTGGGTCGCTGAGCGCATCACCTGGGAAGATGACTTCGAAGGACAGGCTGATACACGGAGAACTATCCAGACGAAACGAGCTTGCAGCGAAGAAATTGCACTACTGGTTCGCGACATGTGCTCTGCGGTTGGCCTTCACGCAGAAGTGATCCGTGGCTATCTCAAAGCGCCCGGTGAGCTGCTGGACCTGGACACTATCGCTCACCCAAATCATTGGTGGAATGCAGTGATTGTGGATGGGGAATGGCGCATGATGGACTGCGCGCTCGCGAGTCCGACACATCCCCGCCGGACAGCATACAGCACTGCCAGCAGTCAAGTCGCTGAGTCGTGGTACTTTCTGGCTAGGCCAATGGAAATATGCTACACGCATATCCCTCTCCTACCTGAGCAGCAACACCTTGTGCCACCTGTTGAGCATGAGGTGTTAATTTCTCTCCCGTGTGCTTGTCCAGCATACTTCCGGCACGAACTCGAGCTTGCGAACTTCGACACCAGTATGCTACATCTCCAAAACCTTGAGATGGCCCATCTGCACGTTCACGTgcctgaagatgtcgaggtcGTTGCCATGACGGAAGCTCGAGCATTTGCACAGGACGCAGACGGCGACTATTTCGAAAGTGGTGAGATCATTACAAAGAAAGCTTTCGCGCAGGCAGAATGGGCTGGTGGTCGCAAACGTTTCACAGTCAAGGCACTTCTGCCTGGTGATGATGCGCAAGGCATGCTGAAGATTTATGCTGGTAAACGAGGGCTCATGCACTCCATCAAGGACAACCCTCATGCCATGGCGCTTGCTCTGCCGTTGACACACACCGGTCAGAATCCGCCCTACGACTTTCACACGCGACACCCGACACCCCACGCTCAGCGTCACGATCTCTACGTGTCTCAGCCGCAATGCGCCAAGCTGACAATGAACAATACCTTCGTCTTCTGCGTACGCCAACACCCTTCGTCACTTTCGCGCTACTCTCCCGACACGTGGGGATCCTCGACCACTGGAGCTGGCCGGCCTCAATCCCCGAACCCTTATGCGCGCCCTTCCAGCGCCATGAGCATGGTGTCGATGACCACTTCCAATCAAGGCAGTAATTATAGTTCCGAGAACTCGGATCCGATGACTGCTGCGCAGCAGAAACCGGCGAAATTGGCGATCCAAAGTCCAAGTCAGAAAATTATCCGATTGACGAGAAAACAAGATAACGTTACAAAGAACGTGGAAGAAGACATGGGTCTCACGACTTTCTGGGAAACTGTAATCAAAATTGGAGAGAGGGGTACTTGGAGAGGTCTTGTGCTTGCGGACCGATCTGCGAGGTGGTGTGTCTTTGCGGAATGGGAGTGTCTTTGA
- a CDS encoding uncharacterized protein (MEROPS:MER0001255) — translation MVRNAASMQSLRSSYLPDRTVERPQSSSRPNASSASSAVPARSSPSIANLLQEDDNTISAKLAAAEAQVWSLKEMIKLKAAAQKQLQRQEQRSKVRRYHGSDRQTEQEALQERYNSLRDFDIESFLRSQEPMKEKKNAASYTKPFCDFLTENPTVFHAVDALKQDLKNAGFTQLSERDAWKIEPSGKYFVERNGSSMIAFSVGAKYEPGNGAAVLAGHVDALTAKLKPISNVPNKAGYLQLGVAPYAGGLGKTWWDRDLGIGGRVHVREGDKIVTKLAKLDWPIAKLPTLAEHFGQPSQGPFNKETQMVPIIGLESASERMAAMKLPSPAPFSQPPLLVSNQSLNTFVSTQPLALVKAIGASLGLGSNELHNIVNWELELFDTQPATVIGLHKELISAGRIDDKLCSWSALQALIESSSYGTEDSSLIKVVGLFDDEEIGSLLRQGARGNFLPITLERAVGALAGHTPGSDLMGRTYANSFMVSSDVTHAVNPNFTEVYLANHAPHLNVGVAIAADSNGHMTTDSVSTTILKRCADRVGAQLQVFQIRNDSRSGGTVGPMLSSAMGMRAIDAGLAQLSMHSIRATTGALDPGLGVQLFKGFLDEFEEVDREVRDE, via the coding sequence ATGGTCCGCAACGCCGCCTCAATGCAATCACTACGAAGCAGCTATCTCCCAGACCGGACCGTCGAGAGACCTCAATCGAGCTCGCGCCCAAACGCCTCCTCAGCGTCCAGCGCCGTCCCCGCAAGATCCTCGCCCTCGATAGCAAATCTGCTTCAAGAGGATGACAATACCATATCTGCAAAGCTGGCGGCTGCGGAAGCTCAAGTCTGGTCTCTCAAGGAAATGATCAAGCTGAAAGCGGCGgcgcagaagcagctgcagcgacaGGAGCAGCGCTCAAAGGTGCGCAGATATCACGGGTCAGACCGCCAGACTGAGCAGGAGGCACTGCAAGAACGCTATAACTCTCTGCGAGATTTCGATATAGAGAGCTTTCTACGATCTCAAGAGCCcatgaaagagaagaagaacgcaGCATCTTACACAAAACCCTTTTGCGATTTCTTAACCGAAAACCCAACAGTCTTTCACGCCGTCGACGCATTGAAACAAGACTTAAAAAACGCCGGTTTCACACAACTTTCCGAACGCGATGCCTGGAAAATCGAACCTAGTGGGAAATACTTCGTTGAGCGGAACGGCTCTTCTATGATCGCTTTCTCTGTTGGAGCGAAGTATGAGCCTGGCAATGGAGCTGCAGTTTTGGCTGGTCATGTTGATGCTTTGACTGCGAAGTTGAAGCCTATCAGCAATGTTCCGAATAAGGCGGGTTATTTGCAGCTCGGGGTTGCGCCTTATGCTGGGGGGTTGGGGAAGACGTGGTGGGATCGTGATTTGGGGATTGGTGGGAGAGTACATGTGAGGGAAGGGGATAAGATTGTTACGAAGCTTGCTAAGTTGGATTGGCCTATTGCGAAACTCCCGACTTTAGCTGAACACTTCGGCCAACCTTCGCAAGGGCCTTTCAACAAGGAGACTCAGATGGTGCCGATTATTGGGCTGGAATCCGCGAGCGAGCGCATGGCTGCGATGAAATTGCCATCCCCGGCCCCATTTTCTCAACCACCACTCCTGGTTTCTAATCAGTCTCTGAATACCTTCGTCAGCACTCAGCCACTAGCTCTCGTCAAGGCTATTGGTGCCTCACTCGGCCTGGGGAGTAATGAACTCCACAATATCGTCAATTGGGAACTCGAACTCTTCGATACCCAACCCGCCACCGTCATCGGTCTCCACAAAGAACTGATCTCCGCCGGCCGCATAGATGACAAACTCTGCTCCTGGTCCGCTCTCCAAGCTCTCATCGAAAGCTCCAGCTACGGTACCGAGGATAGCTCCCTCATCAAAGTCGTCGGCctcttcgacgatgaagaaatcGGCTCTCTTCTCCGTCAAGGTGCACGCGGTAACTTCCTCCCTATCACACTCGAACGCGCTGTAGGCGCTCTAGCTGGTCACACGCCAGGTTCAGATCTCATGGGACGCACATACGCCAACTCCTTCATGGTCTCATCAGACGTTACACACGCCGTGAACCCGAATTTCACCGAAGTCTACCTCGCGAACCACGCACCACATCTCAATGTTGGAGTCGCCATTGCGGCGGACTCAAACGGGCATATGACGACCGACTCGGTCTCGACAACCATCCTAAAGCGTTGTGCGGATAGAGTTGGAGCGCAATTGCAGGTCTTCCAGATCAGGAATGATAGTCGGTCTGGAGGGACTGTGGGGCCAATGTTGTCTTCTGCTATGGGGATGAGAGCGATTGATGCTGGCTTGGCGCAGTTGAGTATGCATTCTATTCGGGCTACGACTGGAGCGTTGGATCCTGGGTTGGGAGTGCAGTTGTTTAAGGGCTTTTTGGATGAGTTTGAGGAGGTTGATAGGGAGGTTAGGGATGAATAG
- a CDS encoding uncharacterized protein (MEROPS:MER0011024), with protein sequence MDMAFAGFQRGIAWNKRHHAQRNAQWAYFEVQSPNERTSPDRSVRMPPLLEEVTPSSPPQSGKRRRSEEGDSPGRSRKSSRNSSSAQSLTPNYQQTPKDATRIFVPKYDPGEDWNPRPPARVQHEKMGAPHRPAYGFQPRNTLHQQSVQSGNKRQRSLTQQRLPEPSFKPFTAGGSSRPQPLPLSKSSGSNVVKPLDVDEVVDDELESQRPPTKKSRLDSDLVDLTDDYSQGVAVPAKQGIHRSGSHGSAAGSSSRSKKKLRGGGDAFGNNELYLADMEGGNLHSNSRRALPGMRASTAASQSQAQAGRSYADHDHKTNGTAQSPVDVDADDSQSAIRDTAGEMLERDLWKGVAEAGNAYKRNRQKTQQGSAYNKDDVDNVFESVGYLKPSIVKARPVATAAPRRSIPQPQVAHVNHDFERGTPGPRIARERQPADVRGRFVRDAIQSDDGDRPVETIRMHNQAQPRQPTLPSRPQPREHSPDVLGGETTVGSQKSRSASPKKAAEVPRPEPAGSAYASPKAQTYNSSLKPTNFTRAADQKPAVPKKVDADIWKLGEDDGDVGRPQITTFICRGFAMQATGYALIWDHTNERFLLADESGTLVFSPWRKEPVQICKFAAAHGFISHPSSTKAILKGSSDWMSTGHILLHFHTLEGKNSVFEKLRDEFGVEFVDVDVDRLGSMFTNLGNKEIGGYLKLRDQAEARANQAQADDDVIIYDTEQPSSAVEQTSRREKLVSKMKRETLSEVLRAQETQQNGARQPLSRLVGTDSQQFVKEPTRRSTRQSKPPPQYREPSPELVKWTVQNGLPKWTKSVVYPQVGTRRVTVDVGDLEHLDAGEFLNDNIVNYALRHIEETMSPAHKERVHFFNTFFFSSLTTKNGKKDFNYDAVKKWTKNADLLSKPYIVVPINLDLHWFVAIIYNLPALRRRMVDTDDEPSTEDAVDLCSESEATPAKPEEPHSKLEQMSLSDNAEGRVGDCPAQEDEALDGTVPTAVETARSQPTIKGKKGRKKRVAPVRKFNPEQPMIISLDSFGLARTNELRVIKKYVIEEAREKRQMAVAMDDLQGVNAKGIPQQDNFYDCGVYLIGYMKEFARDPDRFVKKILGRQIDENDFKEFNTTALRDEIRETLIKYGDEQDAQYKKDKLARASARKNGQTPQVVKTPSGAPTSAQATATRADTSAPPTSSQPARGSPSAEKVGRQVVPVQQQPPSASKGTTPSSRKVAPSPRKSPRKEPPDEGDADENDDELEVDAPQPLRKSHTGFNEQARSSPVAGPDEKKDQEDEHEMLDTADPSAGDSRGPRSATPPKRPAPVHNAHLSPLSSLEQDNRSSRTRSPGLVSTISAGVINDMVSKTDSAARDRVGQDGVEDDETDIESVSDDSERVPQRTVVIDIGDEGEPDPLGKSMLDEDTFEGFPDNTGNDGAEIPDSQPDALQSQVGQ encoded by the coding sequence ATGGACATGGCTTTCGCCGGCTTCCAGCGAGGCATCGCCTGGAACAAGCGACACCACGCACAAAGAAATGCGCAATGGGCTTACTTTGAAGTACAGAGTCCTAATGAACGAACATCGCCAGACCGTTCCGTTCGAATGCCGCCGCTTCTGGAGGAGGTAACGccatcatcaccgccgcaGTCGGGCAAGCGCCGCCGAAGTGAAGAGGGAGACAGTCCgggcagaagcagaaagagcagtcgaaacagcagcagcgcacaaTCCTTGACTCCAAATTACCAACAGACGCCCAAGGACGCTACGCGAATATTCGTGCCAAAATACGATCCTGGGGAGGACTGGAATCCGCGGCCTCCAGCTCGAGTCCAGCACGAGAAGATGGGCGCGCCACATCGCCCTGCGTACGGGTTTCAGCCTAGAAATACCCTTCACCAACAGTCGGTGCAGAGTGGAAACAAGAGACAGCGGTCATTGACGCAGCAGCGTCTGCCGGAGCCGAGTTTCAAACCATTTACAGCCGGAGGAAGTTCTCGGCCGCAGCCGCTTCCGCTCAGCAAAAGCAGCGGGAGCAATGTCGTAAAGCCCTTGGACGTGGACGAGGTTGTGGACGACGAGCTCGAGTCTCAACGGCCTCCTACCAAAAAGAGCAGACTTGATTCGGATCTGGTCGACCTAACCGACGATTATTCTCAAGGTGTGGCCGTGCCTGCTAAACAAGGCATACACAGATCTGGTAGTCACGGATCTGCGGCTGGATCGTCCAGtaggtcgaagaagaagctgagagGCGGTGGTGACGCGTTCGGCAACAATGAGCTATACCTCGCTGACATGGAAGGCGGCAACTTGCACTCCAACTCAAGACGAGCATTGCCGGGCATGAGGGCCAGCACGGCTGCATCACAGAGCCAGGCGCAAGCTGGTCGATCCTACGCTGACCATGACCACAAAACTAATGGCACTGCTCAGAGTCCAGTTGATGTAGACGCAGATGACAGCCAGTCCGCTATTCGAGATACTGCCGGGGAAATGCTTGAAAGGGACCTCTGGAAGGGAGTCGCGGAAGCAGGGAACGCGTACAAGCGAAACCGACAGAAGACCCAGCAAGGCAGTGCCTACAACAAAGACGATGTCGACAACGTCTTCGAAAGTGTAGGATATCTTAAGCCCTCCATTGTCAAGGCTCGCCCTGTTGCGACTGCAGCTCCGAGGCGGTCGATACCGCAACCTCAAGTTGCCCATGTTAATCATGATTTTGAGCGAGGAACGCCAGGACCAAGAATTGCACGCGAACGCCAACCCGCAGACGTGCGAGGACGTTTCGTACGAGATGCGATACAAAGTGACGACGGTGACCGTCCCGTGGAGACGATCCGAATGCACAACCAGGCGCAGCCCCGTCAACCAACCCTTCCGAGCCGCCCTCAGCCCCGCGAACATAGCCCGGATGTTCTCGGCGGTGAAACGACAGTAGGATCGCAGAAGTCTCGAAGCGCCTCTCCAAAGAAGGCTGCTGAGGTGCCTCGTCCAGAACCCGCTGGGTCCGCATATGCTTCTCCGAAAGCACAGACCTACAATTCCAGTCTCAAACCAACGAACTTCACGCGAGCAGCAGACCAGAAACCAGCCGTTCCCAAAAAGGTGGACGCTGATATCTGGAAGCtgggcgaagatgatggcgatgttgGCCGTCCGCAGATAACGACCTTCATTTGCCGAGGCTTCGCGATGCAAGCTACGGGGTATGCATTGATTTGGGACCATACCAACGAAAGGTTCCTCCTGGCAGATGAGTCCGGCACCTTAGTCTTCTCTCCATGGCGGAAAGAACCCGTTCAAATTTGCAAGTTTGCTGCTGCGCACGGGTTCATTTCCCACCCAAGCAGCACGAAAGCCATACTGAAAGGTTCATCGGACTGGATGAGCACGGGACACATTCTGCTGCACTTTCACACGCTGGAAGGGAAGAATTCCGTCTTCGAGAAATTACGTGACGAGTTTGGTGTCGAGTTCGTGGATGTTGACGTTGATCGGCTTGGTTCTATGTTCACAAATCTTGGCAACAAAGAGATCGGCGGGTATTTGAAGTTGAGGGACCAAGCTGAAGCGCGTGCAAACCAAGCTCAAGCTGACGACGATGTCATCATTTACGACACTGAGCAGCCATCCAGTGCAGTCGAGCAGACATCGCGACGCGAGAAACTTGTGAGTAAAATGAAGCGCGAAACTCTATCTGAGGTCCTTCGAGCACAAGAGACGCAACAGAATGGCGCCCGTCAGCCGCTTTCTCGTCTCGTGGGAACAGATTCACAGCAATTCGTCAAGGAGCCGACACGAAGATCAACACGTCAATCAAAGCCGCCGCCACAGTATCGTGAGCCTTCACCTGAACTAGTGAAATGGACGGTGCAGAATGGTCTTCCTAAATGGACAAAATCTGTCGTATACCCTCAGGTGGGCACTCGTCGCGTTACAGTCGATGTTGGCGACCTTGAGCATCTGGACGCTGGCGAGTTCCTCAATGACAACATCGTGAATTACGCTCTCCGACATATCGAAGAGACCATGTCTCCGGCCCACAAGGAGCGTGTACACTTCTTCAAcacattcttcttctcttctctgacGACAAAGAACGGCAAAAAAGACTTCAACTACGATGCTGTAAAGAAGTGGACGAAGAATGCAGATTTGCTTTCGAAGCCGTATATCGTTGTGCCGATCAACCTGGATCTCCACTGGTTCGTGGCAATAATCTATAATCTCCCTGCCCTGCGACGAAGAATGGTGGACACAGACGATGAACCATCCACAGAAGATGCGGTCGATCTGTGCTCGGAAAGCGAAGCTACGCCTGCAAAGCCCGAAGAGCCACATTCCAAACTTGAGCAAATGAGCTTGAGTGACAATGCTGAAGGCAGAGTCGGCGATTGCCCCGCGCAAGAGGATGAAGCGTTGGATGGAACTGTGCCCACCGCCGTAGAGACTGCCAGAAGTCAACCCACAATCAAAGGCAAAAAGGGCAGGAAGAAGCGGGTCGCGCCGGTGAGAAAATTTAACCCCGAACAGCCTATGATCATATCACTGGACTCTTTTGGTCTTGCTCGTACCAACGAGCTCCGCGTCATCAAGAAATACGTAATTGAAGAAGCACGAGAGAAACGGCAAATGGCTGTTGCAATGGACGACCTGCAAGGCGTGAACGCCAAGGGCATTCCCCAACAGGACAACTTCTATGACTGCGGCGTGTACCTGATCGGATACATGAAAGAGTTCGCCCGAGATCCTGATCGCTTCGTCAAAAAGATCCTGGGCAGGCAAATCGATGAGAATGACTTCAAGGAGTTCAATACAACTGCTTTGAGAGATGAAATTCGCGAGACCTTGATCAAGTACGGCGACGAACAGGATGCGCAGTATAAGAAGGACAAACTTGCTCGAGCATCTGCCAGAAAGAACGGACAAACTCCTCAGGTCGTCAAGACGCCTAGCGGCGCGCCAACATCTGCACAGGCAACGGCGACTAGAGCTGATACTTCAGCTCCGCCGACTTCGAGTCAACCAGCACGCGGGAGTCCTTCGGCCGAGAAGGTCGGCCGTCAGGTGGTTCCCGTCCAGCAACAACCTCCATCTGCTTCTAAAGGGACCACGCCAAGTTCTCGCAAAGTGGCGCCTTCACCACGGAAGAGCCCACGGAAGGAACCTCCCGACGAAGGCGATGCCGACGAAAACGACGATGAGTTAGAAGTCGACGCTCCGCAGCCGTTGAGAAAGTCTCACACGGGTTTCAACGAACAAGCGCGATCTTCGCCTGTCGCCGGGCCCGATGAGAAGAAAGATCAAGAGGACGAGCACGAGATGCTAGACACTGCTGATCCAAGTGCGGGTGACTCTCGTGGTCCGAGGTCAGCTACGCCGCCGAAGCGCCCGGCGCCTGTGCACAATGCCCATCTCAGTCCTTTATCAAGCCTAGAACAGGACAATCGAAGTTCGCGGACACGATCGCCGGGTCTTGTCAGCACAATTTCAGCTGGTGTAATCAATGACATGGTCTCCAAAACCGATTCAGCAGCTCGGGATCGAGTCGGACAAGATGGcgtcgaagacgatgaaacTGACATTGAGAGCGTGTCAGATGATTCAGAGCGCGTTCCACAGCGGACCGTTGTGATTGACATCGGTGACGAGGGTGAACCGGATCCACTGGGCAAGTCGATGCTCGACGAAGACactttcgaaggctttcctGACAATACGGGCAACGATGGGGCCGAAATCCCTGATTCACAGCCAGATGCGCTGCAGAGTCAGGTCGGGCAATGA